A window of Thermosipho affectus contains these coding sequences:
- a CDS encoding 2-hydroxyacid dehydrogenase, with translation MKVFITYKIPEKGIKLLKEKFHVDVYEGKNFLTKGEMLERVKDADAVITQLRDPIDREFIDAGKKLKIIANYAVGYNNIDVEYAKEKGIFVTNTPDVLTEATADIAWALILAVARKIIPADKFVREGKFEGWKPHLFLGYEIYGKTLGIIGMGRIGKAVARRALGFGMNVIYHNRKKVEDDYKYNAKYVDLETLLKESDFISINAPLTKETYHLLDSEKLSLLKPTAIIVNTARGPIVDEKVLYDLLKDGKIAGAGFDVYENEPKITKGLEKLNNVVLLPHIGSATFQTREKMAIMVAENVIDALEGRIPKNLVWKND, from the coding sequence ATGAAGGTTTTCATAACTTATAAAATTCCAGAAAAGGGAATTAAACTATTAAAAGAAAAATTTCATGTAGATGTTTACGAAGGTAAAAACTTTTTGACAAAAGGTGAAATGCTAGAAAGGGTAAAAGATGCCGACGCCGTAATTACACAACTAAGAGATCCAATAGATAGAGAATTTATAGACGCAGGAAAAAAACTAAAAATTATAGCAAATTACGCAGTTGGATACAACAATATTGATGTGGAATACGCAAAAGAAAAAGGTATCTTTGTTACAAATACCCCTGATGTATTGACAGAGGCAACAGCTGATATAGCATGGGCTTTAATACTAGCAGTCGCAAGAAAAATAATACCAGCTGATAAATTTGTAAGAGAAGGAAAATTTGAAGGTTGGAAACCACATCTTTTCTTGGGATATGAAATATATGGAAAAACACTTGGAATAATAGGAATGGGAAGAATAGGAAAAGCCGTTGCCAGAAGAGCTTTGGGCTTTGGAATGAATGTGATTTACCATAACAGAAAAAAGGTAGAAGATGATTATAAATACAACGCAAAATACGTGGATCTTGAAACACTTTTAAAAGAAAGTGATTTTATATCTATAAATGCTCCTTTAACCAAAGAAACATATCATCTCCTTGATAGTGAAAAACTTTCACTCCTAAAGCCTACAGCAATAATAGTTAATACGGCACGAGGCCCTATTGTAGATGAAAAAGTGTTATATGACCTATTAAAAGATGGGAAAATAGCAGGTGCAGGTTTCGATGTTTATGAAAACGAACCAAAAATCACAAAAGGGCTTGAAAAACTCAACAACGTTGTACTTTTACCACATATTGGTTCTGCCACATTCCAGA
- a CDS encoding SagB/ThcOx family dehydrogenase: MKNREFLKSNWMAIKDTDREKGIEKPDVERDCGNLIALPSFNMGRKPFYQVVKERLSIRKYSKEPLTLEELSFLLWATQGVRKYIEKKKVIFRTVPSAGSTHPFDTYLIVFNIDKVEKGIYRYSGLNHGLCEIKKDSFETDVIEATLGQRFVGESAVVFVWVAVPYRTEWKYKEESYKTIAIDAGHVCQNLYLAATAIDCGTCAVAAYDQDKMDKLVGVDGEDEFVIYLAPVGKI; this comes from the coding sequence ATGAAGAATAGGGAGTTTTTAAAGTCAAATTGGATGGCGATTAAAGATACGGATAGAGAGAAAGGAATTGAAAAGCCAGATGTGGAAAGAGATTGTGGAAATCTGATAGCACTTCCAAGCTTTAATATGGGGAGAAAACCTTTCTATCAGGTAGTCAAAGAAAGGCTAAGTATAAGAAAATATTCTAAAGAACCGTTAACTTTAGAGGAACTTTCTTTTTTACTTTGGGCAACTCAGGGAGTAAGAAAGTATATAGAGAAAAAGAAGGTAATTTTTAGAACAGTCCCATCGGCGGGTTCTACACATCCATTTGATACCTATCTTATTGTTTTTAACATCGATAAAGTTGAAAAAGGGATTTACAGATATTCCGGTTTAAATCATGGTTTGTGTGAGATAAAAAAAGATAGCTTTGAGACTGATGTTATTGAAGCTACTTTGGGACAAAGATTTGTTGGAGAAAGTGCTGTGGTATTTGTTTGGGTGGCAGTACCATATAGAACAGAGTGGAAGTATAAAGAAGAATCGTATAAAACTATTGCCATTGATGCAGGGCATGTCTGTCAAAATCTTTACCTTGCCGCAACTGCTATAGATTGTGGGACCTGTGCAGTTGCTGCGTATGACCAAGATAAAATGGATAAATTGGTGGGTGTAGATGGAGAAGACGAGTTTGTAATTTATCTTGCGCCAGTTGGAAAAATATGA
- a CDS encoding FG-GAP repeat domain-containing protein — MKKFVLIMLLISFVSFAETYTATFPISNWSQQYPEKAWGAIYVKNISTRVVEDKIVAVNVYKINDISAVPGYGPFTQVSQTFSVDFNNDGYADIISLTYDGWVVIKKNKMKETGELSFEDERYFRLLVKNGDGTMIVDDFDNDGKLDLFSFNSWQYAQYVDDVLNKNESTYKKISKDKNFVTEWTVSAMASYDYNGDGYKDIFYVDYKGRFWVWINDNSKGRERFFNKNNIIELFRDKDLSSNGGGAVLDIGDLNNDGIIDLIAGHTDKKDIYVYFGKIVNNQLEFDVENKFVITRDGKLGEHVKVDPRYSNSKSPEDLPSFGPTIIKITDVDRDGYKDIFVGTDAWRQNKDFGGSVYLFKGFNITSDNKPEFVSLELVHGSYSWEDNPPYDFDAGTVADLDNDGVPDFVAADGNHSGNFYKIITQTQKEYETDEAGYIISDYLPNLVGILPKDLPNNFVKRIKVTIKFDLSLGDGTFEIRYVKSGIKDPQLIDPESYPLMPGASGKIVGSFTTEIEFDKPVPDPQIIIITRPAGPFSAPHITYLEYEIETQPSQVIIKGFNWIKGDK, encoded by the coding sequence ATGAAAAAGTTTGTTTTAATTATGTTATTAATATCATTTGTTTCTTTTGCAGAAACATATACAGCAACTTTTCCTATTTCTAATTGGAGTCAGCAATATCCTGAAAAAGCTTGGGGTGCAATTTATGTAAAAAATATATCTACAAGGGTTGTTGAAGATAAAATAGTGGCAGTAAATGTCTACAAGATAAATGATATTTCTGCTGTGCCTGGATATGGTCCATTTACTCAGGTTTCACAAACATTTTCCGTTGATTTTAATAACGACGGATATGCGGATATAATTTCATTAACGTATGATGGATGGGTAGTTATTAAGAAAAATAAGATGAAGGAGACTGGTGAATTAAGTTTTGAAGATGAAAGATATTTTAGACTTTTGGTAAAAAATGGTGATGGAACGATGATTGTAGATGATTTTGATAATGATGGAAAGTTAGATTTATTTTCCTTCAACAGTTGGCAATATGCACAATATGTGGATGATGTTTTAAATAAAAATGAATCTACTTACAAGAAAATTTCAAAAGATAAGAATTTTGTAACAGAGTGGACGGTTTCTGCTATGGCGAGTTATGATTACAACGGAGATGGGTACAAGGACATATTTTACGTGGATTATAAGGGAAGATTTTGGGTATGGATAAATGATAATTCTAAAGGTAGAGAGAGGTTTTTTAACAAAAATAATATTATTGAACTTTTTCGTGATAAGGATTTGTCTTCAAATGGTGGTGGTGCCGTTTTAGATATAGGAGATTTGAACAACGATGGAATAATAGATTTAATAGCGGGACATACCGATAAAAAAGATATATACGTGTATTTTGGAAAAATTGTGAATAATCAATTAGAGTTTGATGTGGAAAATAAGTTTGTGATAACAAGAGATGGAAAATTGGGAGAACACGTAAAAGTTGATCCAAGGTATTCAAATTCAAAATCACCGGAAGATTTACCGAGTTTTGGGCCTACAATAATTAAGATAACTGATGTGGATAGAGATGGATACAAAGATATCTTTGTGGGAACAGATGCGTGGAGACAAAATAAAGATTTTGGGGGAAGTGTGTACTTGTTTAAAGGGTTTAACATTACTTCAGATAATAAACCGGAATTTGTGAGTTTGGAATTGGTACACGGTAGTTATAGTTGGGAGGATAATCCACCGTATGATTTTGATGCGGGTACAGTTGCAGATTTGGATAATGATGGTGTACCAGATTTTGTGGCGGCAGATGGTAATCATTCCGGTAATTTTTACAAGATAATCACACAGACGCAAAAAGAGTATGAAACAGATGAAGCTGGTTATATAATAAGTGATTATCTACCAAATCTTGTTGGAATTTTACCAAAAGATTTACCAAATAACTTTGTAAAGAGGATAAAAGTAACTATTAAGTTCGATTTGTCACTTGGAGATGGTACATTTGAAATTAGATATGTAAAAAGTGGAATAAAAGACCCACAGCTTATCGATCCAGAGAGTTATCCTTTAATGCCAGGGGCAAGCGGTAAAATAGTTGGAAGTTTTACAACAGAGATAGAATTTGACAAACCTGTACCTGATCCACAGATAATAATAATCACAAGACCTGCTGGACCATTTTCCGCACCTCATATTACTTATTTGGAATACGAAATTGAAACGCAACCATCACAGGTTATAATTAAGGGATTTAATTGGATAAAAGGGGATAAATAG
- a CDS encoding prepilin-type N-terminal cleavage/methylation domain-containing protein gives MVRKGFSLIEVLIVITIISVLMGIGYVGFEVVYKNTTTNSKLSGITQNLFYLLVDARRGAVIKNRIHCIKFENGKFSSFVDEDLDGISDDGKKSEFSLEDSMEVYLNGNKVDNFLIYTYDGFFLKNIGGYLNTDYSNLEIEIKLERSKKIIIENSLPKMAE, from the coding sequence ATGGTGAGAAAAGGATTTAGTTTAATAGAAGTTTTGATTGTTATTACCATCATTTCAGTTTTGATGGGAATTGGATATGTGGGATTTGAGGTTGTATACAAAAATACGACGACAAATTCTAAGCTTTCTGGTATTACGCAAAATTTATTCTATTTGCTTGTAGATGCAAGAAGAGGTGCTGTTATTAAGAATAGAATTCATTGTATAAAGTTTGAAAATGGAAAATTTTCAAGCTTTGTTGATGAAGATTTGGATGGAATATCAGATGATGGTAAAAAATCTGAATTTTCTCTTGAAGATTCTATGGAAGTTTATCTAAATGGTAACAAAGTGGATAACTTCTTGATTTACACATACGATGGATTTTTTTTGAAAAATATAGGTGGATATTTAAATACAGATTATTCAAATTTGGAAATTGAGATAAAATTGGAAAGATCAAAGAAGATAATAATTGAGAATTCTTTACCAAAAATGGCGGAGTGA
- a CDS encoding type II secretion system protein, with product MRKGFTFVELLVSLIILTLTFQIVFSVVFNIMESYKISKVNMQNLYAESYVSLLYDILENELKYAGSGGELLKNLYKPSYVLGNVSSYIQKGEKYSEITDHIWLANSIDVKEDTNKLEFYVTYVVTYKNFFVRNADGTYSPLFKGYVGDFRWAIIKNKLSPSTEGYFTRFVKLDVEKISGPDEFPGIVGPEDTFKIEEINLADQTEKVMLGDEDKYIYPLSRNTLTSVEFSKNLFRQIKVVFEKNTGKIYIEKFFPILDLTKKVYRQDILENVKSFEVYALYYPNGEKRLSEIKNQSFDLSSIYALKFLVTWSSPWKFGSKNFEITKTRVILLIPNL from the coding sequence ATGAGAAAAGGTTTTACCTTTGTTGAATTACTTGTGTCGCTAATTATACTCACATTAACTTTTCAAATAGTATTTTCGGTAGTTTTTAACATAATGGAATCGTACAAGATTTCAAAAGTAAATATGCAGAATTTATACGCTGAAAGTTATGTCTCACTTTTGTACGATATTTTGGAAAATGAACTAAAATATGCAGGAAGCGGTGGAGAACTTTTAAAAAATTTGTATAAACCTAGTTATGTTTTAGGGAATGTTTCTAGTTATATTCAAAAAGGAGAAAAATATTCAGAAATAACGGATCACATATGGCTTGCAAACTCTATAGATGTAAAAGAAGATACAAATAAACTGGAATTTTACGTAACTTATGTTGTAACATACAAGAATTTTTTCGTAAGAAATGCAGACGGTACGTATTCTCCGTTGTTTAAGGGGTATGTTGGGGATTTTAGATGGGCGATAATAAAAAATAAATTATCGCCCTCTACAGAAGGTTATTTTACAAGATTTGTAAAGCTAGATGTTGAAAAAATATCGGGTCCAGATGAATTTCCTGGAATTGTGGGTCCTGAGGATACGTTTAAAATTGAAGAGATAAATCTTGCTGATCAAACGGAAAAGGTTATGCTAGGTGACGAGGATAAGTATATCTATCCGTTGTCTAGAAATACACTTACTTCTGTAGAATTTTCAAAGAATCTTTTTAGGCAAATTAAAGTTGTGTTTGAAAAAAACACTGGAAAAATCTATATAGAAAAATTTTTCCCTATACTTGATTTAACAAAAAAAGTTTACAGACAGGATATACTGGAAAATGTAAAGAGTTTTGAAGTGTATGCCTTGTATTATCCTAACGGAGAAAAAAGACTTTCCGAGATAAAAAACCAAAGTTTTGATTTGAGTTCTATATACGCATTAAAGTTTTTAGTGACGTGGTCTTCTCCGTGGAAATTTGGCAGCAAAAATTTTGAAATTACAAAAACAAGAGTGATTTTACTTATTCCAAATTTGTGA
- a CDS encoding HAD family hydrolase, giving the protein MVESIIFDLGRVLINWEPKKYMEKVFDVQTTKFLLENVFNTEDWNLMDKGIIDENALWEKKLKMFPKYKNEILHMKNKVFELLTPITENVEILYKLKENYRLYILSNFSQNAFKYIYEKYDFFKLFDGLVISSHVKSIKPEEKIYQILIKTYNLNPSKCLYIDDKLENINTGKRLGFKVIHLKEPKLLKSEIKKYL; this is encoded by the coding sequence ATGGTTGAAAGCATCATCTTTGATTTAGGTAGAGTATTAATAAACTGGGAACCTAAAAAATATATGGAAAAAGTGTTTGATGTGCAAACAACAAAGTTTTTATTGGAAAATGTCTTTAATACGGAAGATTGGAACCTAATGGACAAAGGGATAATAGATGAAAACGCACTTTGGGAAAAGAAATTAAAAATGTTTCCAAAATACAAAAATGAGATATTACATATGAAAAATAAAGTATTTGAATTACTTACCCCAATAACTGAAAACGTAGAAATTCTTTATAAATTGAAAGAAAATTACAGACTTTACATACTTTCAAATTTCAGTCAAAACGCATTTAAATACATATACGAAAAATATGATTTTTTCAAACTTTTTGATGGACTTGTAATTTCAAGTCATGTAAAATCTATTAAACCAGAGGAAAAAATCTACCAAATACTAATCAAAACGTACAACCTAAACCCTTCAAAATGTTTGTATATAGATGATAAGCTGGAAAACATAAATACGGGAAAAAGATTAGGTTTTAAAGTTATCCATTTAAAAGAACCAAAACTATTAAAAAGTGAAATAAAAAAATACCTTTAA
- a CDS encoding IGHMBP2 family helicase — protein MDKYIKRLIQLVEFERNEEVKIMEWEMKNLTGPQREKKGRAVLDLTPKIIGEELGMYLIKFGRKKVINTEISVGDEVIISKNDPTKSDIKGIVVEKGTRFITISTNNLLPKSFKKVRLDLYASDITYKRQIENLENLNKNGKKVLTYILETRILSDNGIEKFKEVDKKLNKFQKLTISKALRSKDFFLIHGPFGTGKTRTLVEYIIQEVKRGKKVLVTADSNLAVDNLIERLENKVSHVRLGHPSRISKNLKKSSLIFQIQTHERYKNIEKLKYEFEKLLEKRETFQKPIPKWKRGLNDNQILKLAKNNKTQRGIPLKVIKDMAEWIKLNNKIEEIKEKISKVEEEIANEIIENSQVVFSTNSSSYILDKYNFNVVVVDEATQSTIPSILIPLSKGEKFILAGDHKQLPPTILSNKAKELSITLFEKLIEKYPKRSEVLKIQYRMNEKLMEFPNREFYNNILISHVKNITLKDLAFSGKDIITNPSSILIFIDTSNVEHFEKQKKDSSSYFNEFEAQIVKHIVEKFLKEGADKNWIGIISPYDDQVELIRSYNLDIDINTVDGFQGREKEVIIISFVRSNKRKEIGFLSDLRRLNVALTRAKRKLILIGNSSTLEINPTYKRLIEFIKENDGGIKWLKASSLI, from the coding sequence TTGGATAAATACATCAAAAGATTAATACAACTTGTTGAATTCGAAAGAAATGAAGAAGTAAAAATAATGGAATGGGAAATGAAAAATCTAACTGGACCACAAAGAGAAAAAAAAGGGCGTGCCGTTTTAGACCTCACCCCAAAAATAATTGGAGAAGAATTAGGTATGTACCTTATAAAATTCGGTAGAAAAAAAGTCATAAACACAGAAATATCCGTTGGAGACGAGGTAATAATAAGTAAAAATGATCCAACAAAAAGTGACATAAAGGGTATAGTCGTGGAAAAAGGCACAAGGTTTATAACTATATCAACAAATAACTTGCTTCCAAAAAGTTTTAAAAAGGTAAGACTTGATTTATACGCAAGTGACATAACATACAAAAGACAAATCGAAAATTTGGAAAATTTAAACAAGAACGGAAAAAAAGTATTGACATACATACTAGAAACTAGAATACTTTCCGATAATGGCATAGAAAAATTCAAAGAAGTAGATAAAAAATTAAACAAATTTCAAAAACTTACAATTTCAAAAGCTTTAAGAAGCAAGGATTTTTTCTTAATCCATGGACCTTTTGGCACAGGAAAAACAAGAACCTTAGTTGAATATATCATACAAGAAGTAAAAAGAGGAAAAAAAGTATTGGTAACTGCGGATAGTAATCTGGCAGTGGATAATTTAATAGAAAGATTGGAAAATAAGGTTTCACATGTAAGACTGGGACACCCTTCAAGAATTTCCAAAAATTTAAAGAAATCATCTCTAATCTTTCAAATTCAAACACACGAAAGATATAAAAATATAGAAAAATTAAAATATGAATTTGAAAAGCTACTTGAAAAAAGAGAAACATTTCAAAAACCCATACCAAAATGGAAAAGGGGACTAAATGATAATCAAATATTAAAACTTGCAAAAAACAACAAAACACAGCGGGGAATACCTCTAAAAGTAATTAAAGACATGGCGGAATGGATAAAGCTAAACAACAAAATAGAAGAAATCAAAGAAAAAATTTCAAAAGTAGAGGAGGAAATAGCAAATGAAATAATCGAAAACTCTCAAGTTGTTTTTTCCACAAACTCCTCTTCTTACATATTGGACAAATACAATTTTAATGTGGTTGTAGTTGATGAAGCTACACAATCTACAATTCCAAGTATATTGATTCCCCTATCCAAAGGTGAAAAATTTATACTTGCTGGAGACCACAAACAACTTCCACCAACTATTCTCTCAAATAAGGCAAAAGAACTTTCTATAACACTCTTTGAGAAATTGATTGAAAAATATCCTAAAAGAAGTGAGGTACTAAAAATCCAATACAGAATGAACGAAAAATTAATGGAATTTCCAAACAGAGAGTTTTACAACAACATTTTAATTTCACATGTAAAAAATATAACACTAAAAGATCTTGCTTTTAGCGGAAAAGATATAATAACAAATCCTAGTAGCATTTTAATATTCATAGACACTTCAAATGTTGAACATTTTGAAAAACAAAAAAAAGATTCTTCTTCATACTTCAACGAATTTGAAGCACAAATTGTTAAACATATTGTAGAAAAATTTCTAAAAGAAGGGGCAGATAAAAATTGGATTGGTATTATTTCTCCTTACGATGACCAAGTAGAATTAATTAGAAGTTACAACTTAGATATCGATATCAACACAGTTGATGGTTTTCAAGGACGCGAAAAAGAAGTCATAATAATTTCTTTTGTGCGATCAAACAAAAGAAAAGAAATAGGATTTTTAAGTGATCTTAGAAGATTAAACGTAGCACTTACAAGGGCAAAGAGAAAACTTATATTAATTGGAAATTCAAGTACTCTTGAAATTAATCCAACGTATAAAAGGTTAATAGAATTTATTAAAGAAAATGATGGAGGGATAAAATGGTTGAAAGCATCATCTTTGATTTAG
- a CDS encoding metallophosphoesterase family protein encodes MRSKIITFLLIFSAMVFSFVNFKGMTPFVENEKFVLSNENVVASIGNDGLLENLALKETMFDAIYNMYFTLDKSKVSFKKIEVVSNEKIAAYGTNGTKDVRVEYVLTQNGLHVSVFSEEAKELRMFFKESDLDPIFFKEKNYTFIQCRHVAYGVIFPNALSMYRIGALMFMSRKPVFVGNYSKFEFDIVVDWDVHSLREKFGLLEYQDKYVVLDTENKPVGNVTVVLLKGDKPVDVSTSNFKGEIYFSGVGDNFKLLNEDLKIKNFSNGKIVLNLPKKIRFLWQPYLTGLSTDNVYVTFKVNRPSTAVLFINGKKIEDNLYDTFHMVKIDDLSLSTNYEGEVVVGRLKEKISFKTAGDKKYKFLVYGDTRTNTDWHEIICNEMSKENALFVLHTGDLVESGPQLFEWGLFFNTGHPLFSTTPIMPVIGNHEHNAVYYYQAFMPPKMGGGDFLKQWYSFDMGDVHYIVLDSDVQENTTLGFYQTQWLEKDLKKTKKAYVIVLFHHPFFSNVKGRGQEFREKWHELFVKYKVSAVFNGHIHHYERFFKDGVMYVTTGGGGAPFGYGLYSSDVSYLPFSKAAAAGYLHYVVGSVKDGSIHFVVKAVGREENHKLSKVYEILDEFDIYPRDLEN; translated from the coding sequence ATGAGATCGAAGATTATTACTTTTTTATTAATATTTTCCGCTATGGTATTTTCATTTGTTAATTTTAAGGGAATGACGCCATTTGTGGAAAATGAGAAATTTGTATTATCGAATGAAAATGTGGTGGCATCTATTGGAAATGATGGGCTTCTTGAAAATTTGGCATTAAAGGAAACAATGTTTGATGCAATATACAACATGTATTTTACACTCGATAAATCTAAAGTATCTTTTAAGAAAATAGAAGTGGTAAGTAATGAAAAGATAGCGGCATATGGAACAAACGGTACAAAAGATGTACGTGTTGAGTATGTGTTAACTCAAAATGGATTACACGTTAGTGTCTTTTCAGAAGAAGCAAAAGAGTTAAGAATGTTTTTCAAAGAAAGTGACTTGGATCCTATCTTTTTTAAGGAAAAAAATTATACTTTTATTCAGTGTAGGCATGTAGCATATGGTGTGATTTTTCCAAATGCGTTATCTATGTACAGAATAGGTGCTTTGATGTTTATGTCAAGAAAACCAGTGTTTGTAGGTAATTATTCAAAATTTGAATTTGATATTGTTGTTGATTGGGATGTACATAGTTTAAGGGAAAAATTTGGATTATTAGAATATCAAGATAAGTATGTGGTTTTGGATACGGAAAATAAACCTGTTGGAAATGTAACGGTGGTATTGTTAAAGGGGGATAAACCAGTAGATGTTTCAACCAGTAATTTTAAAGGGGAAATTTATTTTTCCGGTGTTGGAGATAATTTTAAATTGTTAAACGAGGATTTAAAAATAAAGAATTTTTCAAATGGTAAGATAGTACTCAATTTGCCAAAAAAGATTAGATTTTTATGGCAACCGTATCTTACTGGACTTTCAACGGATAATGTGTATGTGACATTCAAAGTTAATAGACCTAGCACGGCGGTATTGTTTATAAACGGTAAAAAAATAGAAGACAATCTTTATGATACATTTCATATGGTTAAGATAGATGATTTAAGTTTATCAACTAATTATGAAGGTGAAGTTGTTGTAGGTCGTTTAAAGGAGAAAATATCCTTTAAGACTGCAGGAGACAAAAAATACAAATTTTTAGTTTATGGCGATACTAGGACAAATACAGATTGGCATGAGATTATTTGCAATGAGATGTCGAAAGAAAATGCCCTTTTTGTGCTTCATACAGGAGATCTTGTAGAAAGTGGTCCTCAATTATTCGAGTGGGGATTGTTTTTTAATACGGGACATCCTCTTTTTTCAACAACCCCTATTATGCCTGTAATAGGAAATCACGAGCATAATGCCGTATACTATTATCAGGCTTTTATGCCACCAAAAATGGGAGGAGGAGATTTTCTTAAACAGTGGTATTCTTTTGACATGGGGGATGTGCACTATATTGTGCTTGATAGTGATGTTCAAGAGAATACTACTTTGGGTTTTTATCAAACTCAATGGTTAGAGAAAGATTTAAAAAAGACGAAAAAAGCTTATGTAATTGTATTATTTCACCATCCTTTCTTTTCAAATGTAAAAGGAAGGGGTCAAGAGTTTAGAGAGAAATGGCATGAACTTTTTGTGAAGTATAAAGTTTCTGCGGTTTTTAACGGACATATCCACCATTATGAGCGTTTTTTCAAAGATGGTGTAATGTATGTAACAACTGGCGGAGGTGGAGCTCCTTTTGGATATGGATTATATTCCAGTGATGTCTCTTATTTACCATTTTCCAAAGCCGCTGCAGCAGGTTATTTACATTATGTTGTAGGTAGTGTAAAAGATGGTAGTATCCATTTTGTTGTAAAAGCGGTTGGAAGGGAAGAAAATCACAAACTTTCAAAAGTATATGAAATTCTCGATGAGTTTGATATTTATCCCAGAGATTTAGAAAATTGA
- the ord gene encoding 2,4-diaminopentanoate dehydrogenase produces the protein MRIVCWGLGAMGSGVAKNIVESDFMNLVGAIDFNHAGKDVGEVLNMEKLGVEISKEKEIIERTNPDLVVIATSSFVKDVLPQIEYAVKNHCNVITIAEEMAFPFDSHPEESLYMDSLAKRYGVSILGTGVNPGFVLDTLILSLTGVCNRVDKIIARRINDLSPFGKTVMETQGVGTTPEEFEEGLKTGKIVGHIGFPQSIMMIARALGWNITKIEEERKPIISNVHRETPVVKVEPGMVAGCNHSAKAYIGDRVVIEMQHPQQIHPHLEGVETGDYIEIYGDPDIKLAIKPEIPGGKATIAIATNMIPIVIDATPGLKTMADLPVPRSILSTK, from the coding sequence ATGAGAATAGTTTGTTGGGGATTAGGTGCTATGGGAAGTGGAGTAGCAAAAAACATAGTTGAAAGTGATTTTATGAACTTGGTAGGAGCAATAGATTTTAACCATGCGGGAAAAGATGTTGGAGAAGTCTTAAATATGGAAAAGTTAGGTGTTGAGATTTCAAAAGAGAAAGAGATTATAGAAAGGACAAATCCTGATTTAGTTGTTATTGCCACATCTTCTTTTGTCAAAGATGTACTTCCGCAAATAGAATATGCAGTGAAAAACCACTGTAATGTTATTACAATAGCAGAGGAGATGGCTTTTCCATTTGATTCACACCCGGAGGAATCGTTATACATGGATAGTCTTGCAAAAAGATATGGGGTTTCCATCTTAGGTACAGGGGTAAATCCCGGTTTTGTACTTGATACTTTGATACTTTCCTTAACAGGTGTTTGTAATAGGGTGGATAAAATTATTGCAAGAAGAATAAATGATCTTTCTCCTTTTGGAAAAACAGTTATGGAAACACAAGGTGTTGGAACTACGCCAGAGGAATTTGAAGAAGGATTAAAGACGGGAAAAATAGTTGGACACATTGGATTTCCACAAAGTATTATGATGATAGCAAGGGCGTTGGGATGGAATATAACAAAGATCGAAGAAGAGAGAAAGCCGATAATTTCAAATGTTCATAGAGAAACTCCTGTCGTAAAGGTGGAACCTGGTATGGTGGCAGGTTGTAATCATTCTGCAAAGGCTTATATAGGTGATAGGGTAGTTATTGAAATGCAACACCCTCAACAGATACATCCACATCTTGAAGGGGTGGAAACAGGAGATTATATAGAAATATACGGAGATCCAGATATAAAACTTGCTATAAAGCCGGAAATACCAGGTGGTAAGGCTACAATAGCAATAGCAACGAATATGATTCCTATAGTAATTGATGCAACACCTGGGTTAAAGACTATGGCGGATTTACCTGTACCAAGATCTATCCTTTCAACAAAATGA
- the ortA gene encoding 2-amino-4-oxopentanoate thiolase subunit OrtA: MHAKKGDWVQIQQILLKPEERTAPLPEDTQKVPLMMRIKGFLINETAEIGQEVEIKTLTGRLVKGKLVAINPKYEHDFGEPVPELITVGLELRKILEGDNNV, translated from the coding sequence ATGCATGCAAAAAAAGGTGATTGGGTTCAAATTCAACAGATACTTTTAAAACCAGAGGAAAGAACCGCACCACTGCCAGAAGATACCCAAAAGGTTCCCTTAATGATGAGGATAAAAGGGTTTTTGATTAATGAAACTGCAGAAATTGGACAGGAAGTTGAGATAAAGACATTAACGGGAAGACTTGTAAAGGGGAAACTAGTTGCAATTAATCCAAAATATGAACATGATTTTGGAGAACCTGTTCCAGAACTTATCACAGTAGGATTGGAACTTAGAAAGATTTTAGAAGGTGATAATAATGTCTGA